In Burkholderiales bacterium, a single genomic region encodes these proteins:
- a CDS encoding 2-oxoglutarate and iron-dependent oxygenase domain-containing protein, with the protein MNIFKAMAVRSVEEATQAIPVIDFGPAFRAEPGGSDAVAAQVRHACENVGFFYLAGHGVPQDIIDGAFDASREFHAIPADDKLRLKLNENNIGYLPVNQSMQRASTVHKAVRPNYNESFFISHDRGADHRDVLAGLPLRGRNQWPEGHEAMRAAMLCYFKAMEALGERMLRVLARALDMPPEHFTPFFEDEAHAQLRFLHYPPQESQDDEQFGQAPHTDNSFITILAREKVPGLAVRLTNGEWLAPPLIPGTFLVNLGNMMKRWSNDRFLSTPHGVLNDSGIDRYSIAFFYSPNPASTIECLPSCTSADDPPHYPPAVYRDLILEFFNANYFHRKGYTAKEKEMS; encoded by the coding sequence ATGAACATCTTCAAGGCCATGGCGGTGAGGAGCGTCGAAGAAGCGACGCAGGCGATACCTGTGATCGACTTCGGCCCCGCGTTCAGGGCCGAGCCCGGCGGATCGGACGCGGTGGCGGCACAGGTGCGGCATGCGTGCGAGAACGTCGGCTTCTTCTACCTCGCCGGGCACGGCGTGCCGCAGGACATCATCGACGGCGCGTTCGACGCCTCGCGCGAGTTCCACGCGATCCCCGCCGACGACAAGCTGCGGCTCAAGCTGAACGAGAACAACATCGGCTACCTCCCGGTGAACCAGAGCATGCAGCGCGCCTCCACGGTGCACAAGGCGGTGCGGCCCAACTACAACGAGAGCTTCTTCATCAGCCACGACCGCGGCGCCGATCACCGGGACGTGCTGGCCGGGCTGCCGCTGCGGGGGCGCAACCAGTGGCCGGAGGGACACGAAGCGATGCGCGCGGCGATGCTGTGCTACTTCAAGGCGATGGAAGCGCTCGGGGAACGCATGCTGCGCGTGCTCGCACGCGCTCTCGACATGCCGCCGGAACACTTCACGCCGTTCTTCGAGGACGAGGCGCACGCGCAGCTACGCTTCCTGCATTACCCGCCGCAGGAATCGCAGGACGACGAGCAGTTCGGCCAGGCGCCGCACACCGACAATTCGTTCATCACCATCCTCGCGCGCGAGAAAGTGCCGGGCCTCGCGGTGCGGCTCACCAACGGCGAATGGCTCGCCCCGCCGCTCATTCCGGGCACGTTTCTCGTCAACCTCGGCAACATGATGAAGCGCTGGTCGAACGACCGCTTCCTGTCCACGCCGCACGGCGTGCTCAACGACTCGGGCATCGACCGCTATTCGATCGCGTTCTTCTACAGCCCGAACCCGGCCTCGACCATCGAATGCCTGCCGAGCTGCACGAGCGCGGACGACCCGCCGCACTATCCGCCCGCGGTGTACCGCGATCTCATCCTCGAGTTCTTCAACGCGAACTACTTTCACCGCAAAGGCTATACCGCCAAAGAGAAGGAAATGTCGTGA
- the sigJ gene encoding RNA polymerase sigma factor SigJ, translating into MTTTLSERAQRYDRDHARSLRALAYRMLGSRADAEDIVQEAWLRWAEVDEDTVQHSGAYLSRLVTNLCLDKLRSAAARREQYVGVWLPEPLLNEEAGWSPGPEVQTEFAQDVSVAFMLALERLSPLERAAFLLHEVFDLDFDEIGRRLGRSPAACRQLASRARSHVTADYARREVQDEERQRLFAAFSDAVRNHDVDALTKVLTEDAVMLADGGGKVSAVPRPLHGGALVARAFIGFAKLPGSRTWRLEPALINGLPGCLVFDDASGRLVQTVALAPSAMEPGRIGALYIQRNPDKLRGVLASLGRDVTSDEDASS; encoded by the coding sequence ATGACCACGACCCTCTCCGAACGCGCCCAGCGCTACGATCGCGACCACGCACGCAGCCTGCGCGCGCTGGCCTACCGCATGCTCGGCTCGCGGGCGGACGCCGAGGACATCGTGCAGGAGGCCTGGCTGCGCTGGGCCGAGGTGGACGAAGACACGGTCCAGCACTCCGGCGCCTATCTCTCGCGCCTGGTGACCAACCTGTGCCTGGACAAGCTGCGCTCGGCGGCCGCGAGACGCGAGCAATACGTCGGCGTGTGGCTGCCCGAGCCGCTGCTGAACGAGGAGGCCGGCTGGTCGCCGGGTCCCGAGGTGCAGACCGAGTTCGCGCAGGACGTGTCCGTGGCCTTCATGCTGGCGCTGGAGCGGCTGTCGCCGCTGGAGCGCGCGGCCTTCCTGCTGCACGAGGTATTCGACCTCGACTTCGACGAGATCGGGCGGCGCCTCGGGCGCAGCCCGGCCGCGTGCCGCCAGTTGGCGAGCCGCGCGCGCAGCCACGTGACGGCCGATTATGCGCGCCGCGAAGTGCAGGACGAAGAGCGCCAGCGCCTGTTCGCCGCGTTCAGCGACGCGGTGCGCAATCACGACGTCGACGCCTTGACCAAGGTCCTGACCGAAGATGCGGTGATGCTGGCCGACGGCGGCGGCAAGGTCAGCGCCGTGCCGCGCCCGCTGCACGGCGGCGCGCTGGTCGCCAGGGCTTTCATCGGCTTTGCGAAGCTGCCCGGCAGCCGCACGTGGCGGCTGGAACCGGCCCTCATCAACGGCCTGCCGGGTTGCCTGGTCTTCGACGACGCGAGCGGCCGACTGGTGCAGACCGTCGCGCTGGCGCCTTCGGCCATGGAGCCCGGTCGCATCGGCGCGCTGTACATCCAGCGCAATCCCGACAAGCTGCGGGGCGTTCTGGCGAGCCTCGGCCGCGATGTCACATCGGACGAAGACGCCTCGTCTTGA
- a CDS encoding carboxymuconolactone decarboxylase family protein gives MSHTNAPTRLNHMEQSPDLVKKLVDLGATIVNSGRIEQGLSHLVDIRASQLNGCAFCLDMHVKEAKLHGERELRLYHVAIWRESPLFTPKERAALALTEALTRIAPTGISDELYAETREHFSEKELSTLIFRIMVINAWNRANVAVRTTPGVYDKNYGLDKAGLA, from the coding sequence ATGAGCCACACCAACGCACCCACCCGCCTGAACCACATGGAGCAGTCGCCGGACCTCGTCAAGAAGCTGGTCGACCTCGGCGCGACGATCGTCAACAGCGGCCGCATCGAGCAGGGGTTATCGCACCTGGTGGATATCCGCGCCTCGCAGTTGAACGGCTGCGCGTTCTGTCTCGACATGCACGTCAAGGAGGCGAAGCTGCACGGCGAGCGCGAGCTGCGCCTGTACCACGTGGCGATCTGGCGCGAGTCGCCGCTGTTCACCCCGAAGGAACGCGCCGCGCTCGCCTTGACCGAGGCGCTCACCCGGATCGCGCCGACGGGCATCTCCGACGAGCTCTATGCCGAGACGCGCGAGCATTTCAGCGAGAAAGAGCTCTCGACACTGATCTTCCGCATCATGGTCATCAATGCATGGAACCGCGCCAACGTGGCCGTTCGCACCACGCCGGGCGTCTACGACAAGAACTACGGTCTGGATAAGGCGGGGCTTGCGTAA
- a CDS encoding cation:proton antiporter: MEALEHILTLFVAAIILAAAARRVGAPYPVFLAIGGALLAFVPGMPAFTVPPELVLALFVAPVLLDAAYDTSLRDLRDNWAPVTALVVVAVGLTTAAVAFVAHALVPAMPWAAAVALGAIVAPPDAVAATAVLRPLQPPQRILTVLEGESLLNDASALLIYRVAVGAAAGGFSIASVAPTFLIAVVGSLIVGPALGWLTVRLLERIQHVPTAIIVQFVTTFGVWILAEHIGLSGVLTTVCHAITVARTAPAVTPARIRVPTYAVWETVVFALNVLAFIFIGLQVGPILEALEPADYVRYFGVAGAVLVTAIVVRIAWHMTFNAALRWRISRVGFNPPRPMLRPTVGSGLLIAWSGMRGIVSLAAAMALPTGFPYRDLILLTAFCVVLGTLAIQGLTLKALMRALALRDGDPVSHEVDTARERALQAGLASFAHDRSPLADLVRHEFEAHLAYEESARADGAHAAHTDLHRNALRAARKAVFDMRASYEIGDDAFHRIEEELDWLEMASARDAP, encoded by the coding sequence GTGGAAGCCCTCGAACACATCCTCACGCTCTTTGTCGCGGCCATCATCCTCGCGGCCGCCGCCCGCCGTGTCGGCGCGCCGTATCCGGTGTTCCTGGCGATCGGCGGCGCGCTGCTCGCGTTCGTGCCGGGGATGCCCGCGTTCACCGTGCCGCCCGAGCTCGTGCTCGCGCTCTTCGTCGCGCCGGTGCTGCTCGATGCCGCGTACGACACTTCGTTGCGCGACCTGAGGGACAACTGGGCGCCGGTGACTGCGCTGGTGGTCGTGGCGGTGGGGCTCACGACTGCGGCGGTCGCGTTCGTCGCGCACGCGCTCGTCCCTGCGATGCCGTGGGCGGCGGCGGTCGCGCTGGGCGCGATCGTCGCGCCGCCCGACGCGGTCGCGGCGACCGCGGTGCTGCGCCCTTTGCAGCCGCCGCAGCGCATCCTCACGGTGCTCGAAGGCGAGAGCCTGCTGAACGATGCGAGCGCCCTGCTCATCTACCGTGTCGCGGTCGGTGCGGCCGCCGGCGGATTCTCGATCGCGAGCGTCGCGCCGACGTTCCTGATCGCGGTGGTGGGCAGCCTCATCGTCGGTCCGGCGCTCGGCTGGCTCACGGTGCGCCTGCTCGAGCGCATACAGCACGTGCCGACCGCGATCATCGTGCAGTTCGTCACCACGTTCGGCGTGTGGATCCTCGCCGAGCACATCGGACTCTCCGGCGTGCTCACGACCGTGTGCCACGCGATCACGGTCGCTCGCACCGCGCCCGCGGTCACGCCCGCGCGCATCCGGGTGCCGACCTACGCGGTGTGGGAGACGGTGGTGTTCGCGCTGAACGTCCTCGCGTTCATCTTCATCGGCCTGCAGGTCGGGCCGATACTCGAGGCGCTCGAGCCCGCGGACTACGTGCGTTACTTCGGCGTCGCGGGCGCGGTGCTGGTGACGGCGATCGTCGTGCGTATCGCCTGGCACATGACGTTCAACGCCGCCCTGCGCTGGAGGATCAGCCGCGTCGGCTTCAACCCGCCGCGGCCGATGCTGCGTCCGACGGTGGGCAGCGGGCTGCTCATCGCGTGGTCGGGCATGCGCGGCATCGTCTCGCTCGCTGCGGCGATGGCGCTGCCCACAGGTTTCCCGTACCGCGACCTGATCCTGTTGACCGCCTTCTGCGTGGTGCTCGGCACCCTGGCGATCCAGGGGCTCACGCTGAAGGCGCTGATGCGCGCGCTCGCTCTGCGCGACGGCGACCCGGTGTCACACGAGGTCGACACCGCGCGCGAGCGCGCGCTGCAGGCAGGCCTCGCGAGCTTCGCGCACGACCGCTCTCCTCTCGCCGATCTCGTGCGGCACGAGTTCGAGGCACACCTCGCCTACGAGGAATCCGCCCGCGCGGACGGCGCGCACGCGGCGCACACCGATCTGCATCGCAACGCCTTGCGCGCCGCGCGGAAAGCGGTCTTCGACATGCGCGCGAGCTACGAGATCGGCGACGACGCGTTCCACCGCATCGAGGAAGAGCTGGACTGGCTGGAGATGGCGAGCGCGCGCGACGCGCCGTAG